A stretch of Pseudomonas taetrolens DNA encodes these proteins:
- the cadR gene encoding Cd(II)/Pb(II)-responsive transcriptional regulator translates to MKIGELAKLTDCQVETIRYYEREKLLPEPARSDGNYRLYTQAHVERLTFIRNCRSLDMTLEEIRSLLNLRDSPQDQCQSVNALIDEHIHHVKARIDGLLALQVQLLDLRQRCSQGLDKDHCGILQRLEVSGSVTPPEGEPSHVGKSHGH, encoded by the coding sequence ATGAAAATTGGTGAGCTGGCAAAACTGACCGACTGTCAGGTCGAAACCATCCGTTATTACGAGCGCGAAAAGCTGCTGCCAGAGCCGGCCCGCAGTGACGGCAATTACCGTTTGTACACCCAGGCCCATGTCGAACGGCTGACCTTTATCCGCAATTGCCGCAGCCTGGACATGACACTCGAAGAAATCCGCAGCCTGCTCAATCTGCGCGACAGCCCTCAAGACCAGTGCCAGAGTGTCAATGCGCTGATCGACGAACATATCCACCACGTCAAGGCGCGGATCGATGGCTTGCTGGCGTTGCAGGTACAACTGCTCGACCTGCGCCAACGCTGCAGCCAAGGACTGGACAAGGATCATTGCGGAATTTTGCAGCGCCTGGAAGTCAGCGGCTCGGTGACACCGCCAGAAGGCGAACCGAGCCATGTGGGCAAAAGCCACGGGCATTGA
- a CDS encoding heavy metal translocating P-type ATPase, whose translation MSDSIHTPHKHEHDSGHSHDHAPHAHSCCSSASAPSVVKLSAAPTAGSRLSTFRIEAMDCPTEQSLIQNKLGKLAGVQQLEFNLINRVLGVTHDLPSTDPIVAAIKSLGMQAEPLEQGADASPPAAPAPKKHWWPLAVAGVGALAAEVLHFTDAAPTWVIALVALASILSGGLTTYKKGWIALKNLNLNINALMSIAVTGAILIGQWPEAAMVMFLFTVAELIEAKSLDRARNAISGLMQMAPDKATVQQADGSWVEREVKDIELGVVVRVRPGERIGLDGEVVSGNSTIDQAPITGESLPIEKTVGDKVFAGTINQAGSLEYRVTAAANHSTLARIIHAVEQAQGARAPTQRFVDSFAKIYTPVVFLFALAVAVIPPLLMGGVWFDWVYRALVLLVVACPCALVISTPVTIVSGLAAAARKGILVKGGVYLESGHKLDYLALDKTGTITHGKPVQTDYLPLDPLVTESAVLLAASLATRSDHPVSLAVANAAVDKNLVLRAVDNFTALSGRGVRGEIDGELYHLGNHRLVEELGLCSPALEQKLDALEQQGKTVILLCDRSGPLALFAVADTVKETSREAIRELHELGIKTLMLTGDNPHTASAIAAHVGIDQSQGNLLPDDKLKAIEVLSAQGHHVGMVGDGINDAPALARAEIGFAMAAAGTDTAIETADVALMDDDLRKIPAFIRLSRQTSSILKQNIALALVIKGIFLAVTFLGLATMWMAVFADMGVSLLVVFNGLRLLRK comes from the coding sequence ATGAGCGATTCCATTCACACTCCGCACAAGCATGAACACGACAGCGGGCACAGCCACGATCACGCGCCTCATGCGCACAGCTGCTGTTCGTCTGCGTCAGCCCCGAGCGTGGTGAAACTGAGCGCTGCCCCGACGGCGGGTTCGCGCCTGAGCACTTTTCGCATTGAGGCCATGGACTGTCCGACTGAGCAAAGTCTGATCCAGAACAAACTGGGCAAGCTGGCGGGTGTACAGCAACTGGAATTCAACCTGATCAATCGGGTGCTGGGTGTCACCCACGACCTGCCGTCGACCGATCCGATTGTGGCAGCGATCAAATCCCTTGGCATGCAGGCCGAACCACTGGAACAGGGCGCCGATGCCAGCCCCCCGGCAGCGCCTGCGCCGAAGAAGCACTGGTGGCCGCTGGCCGTGGCCGGTGTCGGCGCGTTGGCCGCTGAGGTGTTGCACTTTACCGACGCGGCACCCACTTGGGTGATCGCGCTGGTGGCGCTGGCGTCGATCCTTAGCGGTGGCCTGACCACCTACAAAAAGGGCTGGATCGCCCTGAAAAACCTCAACCTGAATATCAACGCGCTGATGAGCATCGCGGTGACGGGCGCGATTTTGATCGGCCAATGGCCTGAAGCGGCGATGGTGATGTTCCTGTTTACCGTGGCCGAACTGATTGAAGCCAAATCCCTCGACCGCGCCCGTAACGCCATCAGCGGCCTGATGCAAATGGCGCCGGACAAAGCCACCGTGCAGCAAGCCGATGGCAGCTGGGTTGAGCGTGAGGTGAAAGACATTGAACTCGGCGTGGTGGTGCGCGTGCGCCCCGGCGAGCGTATCGGCCTGGATGGCGAGGTGGTGTCGGGCAACTCGACCATCGATCAGGCACCGATCACCGGCGAAAGCTTGCCGATTGAGAAAACCGTGGGTGACAAAGTGTTTGCCGGCACCATCAACCAGGCCGGCTCGCTGGAATATCGGGTAACGGCCGCCGCCAACCACTCGACACTGGCCCGTATCATCCACGCGGTGGAACAAGCCCAGGGCGCGCGGGCGCCGACCCAGCGCTTTGTGGACAGCTTCGCCAAAATCTACACCCCGGTGGTGTTTCTGTTTGCGTTGGCGGTGGCGGTGATCCCGCCGCTGTTGATGGGTGGCGTGTGGTTCGATTGGGTTTACCGCGCGTTGGTATTGCTGGTGGTGGCATGCCCGTGTGCGCTAGTGATCTCGACCCCGGTGACCATCGTCAGTGGTCTGGCAGCAGCGGCGCGTAAAGGGATTCTGGTCAAGGGTGGGGTGTACCTCGAAAGCGGGCACAAACTCGACTATCTGGCCCTCGACAAGACCGGCACCATCACCCACGGCAAACCGGTGCAAACCGACTACCTGCCGCTTGATCCGCTGGTAACCGAAAGCGCCGTGTTGCTGGCCGCCAGTTTGGCTACCCGCTCGGATCACCCGGTTTCATTGGCGGTGGCCAATGCGGCTGTGGATAAGAATTTGGTGTTGCGCGCTGTGGATAACTTCACGGCCCTGAGCGGGCGCGGTGTCCGCGGCGAGATCGACGGTGAGTTGTACCACTTGGGTAACCACCGTCTGGTTGAGGAACTGGGCCTTTGCTCGCCTGCGCTCGAACAAAAGCTCGATGCTCTGGAGCAACAAGGCAAGACCGTGATCCTGCTGTGCGACCGCTCTGGTCCGCTGGCGCTGTTCGCTGTGGCCGATACCGTCAAGGAAACCAGTCGCGAAGCGATCCGCGAGTTGCATGAACTGGGGATCAAGACCCTGATGCTGACCGGTGACAATCCCCACACGGCCAGTGCCATTGCCGCACATGTGGGCATCGATCAATCCCAGGGCAATTTACTGCCGGACGATAAGCTCAAAGCCATTGAGGTGCTGTCTGCCCAAGGGCATCACGTCGGCATGGTCGGTGACGGCATCAACGATGCCCCGGCCCTGGCTCGCGCCGAAATCGGTTTTGCGATGGCCGCGGCGGGCACCGATACCGCGATAGAGACCGCCGATGTAGCCCTGATGGACGACGATCTGCGCAAAATACCCGCATTCATCCGCTTGTCACGGCAGACCTCCAGCATCCTCAAACAGAACATTGCCTTGGCATTGGTCATTAAAGGGATCTTTCTTGCGGTAACCTTCCTCGGTTTGGCCACCATGTGGATGGCCGTGTTTGCCGACATGGGCGTGAGCCTGTTGGTGGTGTTCAATGGCTTGCGCCTGTTGCGCAAGTAG